The following nucleotide sequence is from Flavobacterium sp. N1736.
ACAATTGAATCAATAGCGCATCTCTTTTTGTAAAACCTAAATCAGACGTTGCCCAACTCAATGTGAAAACAGTCATTAAATAAAAAACCAAAAAGGTAGTAATAGCAGAAAAAGTTCCGAAAATTAACTGGTTTTTATACGATTTCAATAAAGTTAAAAACGGAACCTTAACTTCTTTTTGCTCCAGTTTAGAGTTTTCGAATGCTGGAGTTTCGCTTATTTTTAAACGAATATAAAAACCAACAATTACTAAAAGTGAACTTGCTATAAACGGAATTCTCCATCCATAATCCATAAAAGCTTCGGCGGTCATCGTATCTGTTAAAATTAAAAAAGTTCCTCCGGAAAGCAACAACCCGATTGGCGCTCCTAATTGCGGAAACATTCCGTACCAGGCACGTTTATGTGGCGGTGCATTTTCAATTGCCAGTAAAACAGCTCCTCCCCATTCGCCTCCTAAACCAACTCCCTGCCCAAATCGGCATAACATTAATAAAATTGGTGCGGCGATGCCAATACTTGCATAACCCGGTAAAAAACCAATCGCTATTGTCGATAATCCCATGGTCAATAAGGCAACTACCAAGGTTACTTTACGTCCTATTTTGTCTCCATAATGCCCAAAAACGGCTGATCCTAAGGGTCTTGATAAAAAGGCTATTGAAAAAGTAGCCAAAGATTCTAATGTTGAATTGGTGCTGCTTGCTCCCGGAAAAAATAATTGCGGAAAAACTAATACAGCTGCATTAGCATAAATATAAAAATCAAAAAATTCGATTGTGGTACCAATTAAGGAACCAAAGAGAACATGTCGTAACGAGTTCTCCTGATTAGGGTTATTTTTCATCCGGTTTTGATATATTTTTTTTTGAAAAATGACGCTGCAAAAATGAATCGATTCATTTTACGCAACAAATATTTGTTTGCAAAAATATAGTTTCATTATTAAAAACACACATTTAAGAACAACAGTTTTGTATTACTCTCAAAATTTTAACAAAAAAACCAAATCGAGAACTTTAATATTCTTCCAACTATTTCTTATTCTGCAACAACAAAATCAAAAATCAAAACCCTGAATATAAACACTTTAAAACTAAAATTAAAAATCAAATATTAAGCATTCGTTAAAAACACATTTAACTGTATATTTTCATTAAATTTACAGCTGTCAAAAATAAACCCAAAATTATGCCCACCGACTGTATCAACTACCAAAACTCAGGATATTTCTCTAAATTGATACAAGATTATTTAGATCAAAAACCCGAATTACGATCACTATACAACCATTTTCCAACGCTGGAAAACTTCGAACAACAAATCATTGAAAAACAATCGAATTTTGATAATGCAAACAGAGTTTCTCTTGTCGAGTCTTTAAAAAAGCAATATCAAAACATCGAAATCTCTGATGCTACAAAACAAAATATAGAGCTTTTAGCACTTTCAAACACTTTTACAATTACAACCGGACATCAATTAAACTTGTTTAGCGGTCCGTTGTATTTTTTATATAAAATTATTTCAACGATTAATCTTTCCAAAGAATTAAAATCTAAATATCCAACAAATAATTTTGTTCCCATTTATTGGATGGCAACAGAAGATCATGATTTTGAAGAGATTAATTATTTTAATTTTAAAGGAAAAAAATTCAGATGGAATAAAGAAAGTACCGGTCCGGTTGGAAGGCTTTCTACTGAAGGTTTAGCTGAATTTTTCGAAATTTATGCTGCCGAATTAGGTTCGAGTACGAATGCAAGTGTTCTAAAAAAACTGTTTGAAGAAGCGTATTTGAAACATGAAAATCTGGCTGATGCGACACGTTTTCTGGCTAATAGTTTATTTACCCAATATGGTTTGGTAATTCTTGATGCTGATGATGCTCATTTAAAACGTGCTTTTATTCCTTTTGTAAAAGAAGAACTAGAAAAGCAAACTTCATTTAAAGCTGTTCAGGAAACAATCGATCAACTTAAAGAGTATACTATTCAGGTAAATCCGCGTGAAATCAATTTATTTTATATTGAAGATACTTTGCGTGAACGTATTGTTTTTGAAAATGATAAATACTTTGTAAACAACACTAAAATTTCATTTTCAAAAGAAGAAATTCTAAGTTTACTGGAAAGTAATCCCGAAAAATTTAGTCCAAACGTGATTATGCGTCCGTTATATCAGGAAATTATTTTACCTAATTTATGTTATATTGGCGGAGGCGGAGAAATTGCGTATTGGCTGGAACTAAAATCGTTTTTTGACGCTGTAAACATAACTTTTCCGGTGCTTTTGGTTAGAAATTCGGTACTTTTAAACACAGAAAAACAGGCTAAAAAAGCGGACAATTTAAATTTAAGCTGGGCAGATTTATTTACAAAACCTGCTGATTTAGTCAATGCGATTACACATAAATTATCTGCTTTTCCTATTGATTTAACGCCTCAAAAAGAAACGTTGGAAAAACAATTTGAATATCTTTACGAATTAGCAGCTAAAACAGACAAATCGTTTACCGGAGCTATAAAAGCACAAGAAGTAAAACAAAAGAAAGGGTTGGAAAACCTGGAAAAAAGATTATTAAAAGCACAAAAACGAAAACTGGACAATGAATTACAGCGCGTAATTGATTTACAATGTGAGTTGTTTCCGAACCAAAGTTTGCAGGAACGTCAAGCTAATTTTTCTGAATTTTATTTAGAAAAAGGAGAACAGTTGATTCCGCTTTTGATACAAAAATTAAAACCTTTAGAAATGAATTTTAATATTATAAAAATTTAAAAAGTTAGTCACGAATTCACTAATTTTTATTTGACTAATTCGTGAATTCGTGACAAAAAATAAAGTAATAATCATCAGAATAAATAACCGCCTCTTCTGAAATTATTGCCTCTCTAAACCAAATAGTAACCTTTTAAAACAAAAACTAACCTATTACCAAAAAAAACTATGACCAGAGAGCGCTTGATTTCATTAGATGTCTTCAGAGGATTAACGATTTTATTGATGACCATTGTAAACAATCCCGGAGATTGGGGCAATGTTTATCCGCCTTTATTACATGCTGAATGGCATGGCTGTACGCCAACCGATTTAGTTTTTCCGTTTTTTATTTTTATTATGGGAGTTGCAGTTCCTCTTGCAATGCCTGATAAAATCTACGACAATACTACTTTTAATAAAATTTTGGTTCGTTCGTTACGAATGTTTTGTTTAGGGATTTTCTTTAACTTTTTTGGCAAAATACAATTATTTGGTCTTGACGGAATTCCACTTCTTATTGGTCGTCTGGCCATTACAATTGCTGTTGGTTATGCATTAATGGGAAGTTTCAGTTCAAAAGTCAAAAACATTCTGGCATTTACAATTCTTTTTATTTATTTGTTTTTAGCGTATAGCGGGATCGAGGCGTATCATGACGTTCGTCTTCCGGGCGTTTTGCAACGTATTGCAATTGTTTATTTTGTGGTTTCGCTTTTGTATTTAAAAACATCTCAAAAAACACAAATTATAACCGGAGTTATTTTATTACTTGGTTATTGGGCAATTATGACTTTAATTCCTGTTCCGGGAATTGGTGCTGCAAATCTTGACAAAGGAACCAATTTTGCTTCATGGATAGACAGCATTCTACTTAAAGGACATATGTATCGCGAAACCATAACCTGGGATCCTGAGGGAATTTTAAGTACAATTCCATCTATCGTAAACGGAATTATTGGTTTATTAATTGGGCAAATTTTACTGCGTGAAGTCCCTAAAACACAAAAAACAACAAAAATGGCGATCGCCGGTGTCGCGCTTATTATTGCCGGTTTATTATGGAATATTGTTTTTCCAATCAATAAATCAATCTGGACAAGCAGTTATGTTTTATATACCACAGGATTAGCAGCCACATTTTTAGCCATTTTATATTATGTAATTGATATCGCCGATTATAAAAAAGGGTTTAAACCGTTTTTAATTTGGGGAGTTAACCCAATGATTGTGTTTTTTACATCGCAGATTATCCCGCAGGCTTTAGTGATGATTGAGTTTCAAAATCCTCATAATCCGGAAGAAAAAATCAACCTTTTAAATTATTTATACAGTTTTTGGATTGCGCCATTTTTCAGTAATCCAATGACAGCTTCTTTGGCAGGAGCATTAGTTTATGTATGTATCTGGACATTTATTTTGTGGATATTCTACAAAAACAAACTGATTTTCAAAGTATAAAAAAAATACTTTCACCATATAAGTTATATAAGTTCATTTAACAGCTGGTTATATCAATACCAAGTTATTACGTTTTTTAATATGAACTTATATAACTTATATGGTTTAAAAAAAGATTTTCCTATTCAAAACATCTTTTTACTGTGTTTTAATTATGATTTTATTAAAATCAATTCATAAAAAAAGTCTATTTTTGCACAAAATTTAAAAACACAAAAATGGCAACAAATAGAACTTTTACAATGATTAAGCCAGATGCTGTTGCAAACGGACACATCGGGAATATCTTAGCAATGATTACAAACGGAGGTTTCAAAATCGTTTCATTAAAATTAACTCAATTAACTGTAGCTGATGCTCAGGCGTTTTATGCAGTTCACTCTGCAAGACCTTTCTACGGAGAATTAGTTGAATTTATGTCACGCGGACCAATTGTTGCTGCTATTTTAGAAAAAGACAACGCTGTAGAAGATTTCAGAACTTTAATTGGAGCTACAAATCCAGCTGAAGCTGCTGAAGGAACTATTCGTAAAGCATACGCAACTTCTATTGGAGAAAATGCAGTTCACGGTTCTGACAGTGACGAAAACGCTGCAATCGAAGGCGCATTTCACTTTGCAGGAAGAGAGCAATTTTAAATTTTAGATTTCTGAATTTAGATTTAAAAATAAAAAAAATAAAAAAATCCCGTTTCAAATTGAAACGGGATTTTTATTTAGAGCTTATTTATAAAGTACAGCAATCTAAAATCTGAACTCTAAAATCTATAATCAACGTAATATAACATCCTTCACCACTTCACGCCCTAATTCTTCATTAATCATTTTAACGATTTTTGATTTTCCGTGACTTAATTCTTCTCTTAAAACTGCCGATCCAAGCTCCACATATAAGGTACTTCCTTTTAAAACAACGTTTTTCGTATACGTATTTACGCCATTTCCCATCAATTGTCTCCACGCCTCTTTTACATCAATCTGATCCATGCCGGGCTGCAATTTATTCACCTGAATAATCTGTTGCAAAACAGCCCCAATAGTACTTTCGTTATTTAGTCTTTTTGCCATCGTTTAAAATATTTATAGGTTCTGCTTTTTTATAATGATATTCTTTATTCTGATCATTTTTAACTACAAAATTCTTCTCCGAAATCGAAATTAATTCTTCACTCCACTTTGCATAATCCGTTTTATAATCCAGAAAAGTTCCTTTATCTGTAAACCTGACCGAAACATTTTCAAACGTATTTGTCGTCAAAAAAGTTCCGTCAAGCTGCGCCATAACCTTCGTTCGCGTTCCTTTTGTTCCTTTAATCTGAAAAAAATCAAAATTCTCATTCATTCCGTATGCCTTCTCATCCCCTTTATCAAAAACCACTTTTTCAATCTCCCAATATCCATTCAATTTTGCAATATCAGCGGGTTTAATTTCTTGTTTACAGCTTACAAACAAAAACGATAAAACCAAAATCATAAAAGTGTTTTTCATATCTATTATATTAAAATTCAATAATTGTCTTTCTTATCATCCCGAAATTTTGGGAGAAGAATAAGAAGCTATTTCCTGCTGTTCGCTATATCTTTTTATTTTTAAAGAAAAAACAAAAAGGATACCGCTTCCATCAGGGCTAGGGCTTCGGTTTTCAAAAGATTTTTTGTAATCTGCAAAGATAACTTTATATCGTTTAAAAGAGATGAAATTTACAAAAGCAATTTAAACTATTTTACATATTTTTAGTCTTACCCTAAACCAAAACCAAAAAAACATGACTAAAACCATTTCTACATTCCTGACAATCTTACTATTGGCAGGATGCAGTTCAGATCCTGCTGAACCAACGCCAGCGCCTGATCAAACAATGTACTTTCCTCCTTCAACAGGAACCACTTGGGAGACAACTTCGATTTCAGATTTAAAATGGAATCAAAATGCGGTTCAGCCACTTTTAGATTATTTAGAACTCAAACATTCCAAATCTTTTATCATTTTGGTCAACGGGCGAATTGTCATGGAAAATTATTTTAACGGGCATTCTGCCTCTACAAATTGGTATTGGGCAAGCGCAGGAAAAACATTAACTTCAACAATAACCGGAATTGCACAACAGGAAGGTTTATTAAACATCAACAATAAAGTATCACAATATATTGGTACGGGCTGGACAAGCGAAACACTTGCTCAGGAAAATTTAATTACCTGCAAAAACTTATTGACCATGACATCAGGTTTAGACGACAGCACTGACGATGTAGATCCTGCCAGCTTAATCTATAAAGCCGATGCCGGAAAACGCTGGGCATATCACAATGTTTACGTGAAATTACAAGATGTTGTTGCAGCAGCAAGCGCACAAACATGGGAGAATTATTTCAATGCCAAATTAAGAGATAAAATAGGCATGAACGGTAATTGGGTTCAACTTGGCGTAAATAGCGTTTACACCAGCACATCAAGAAGTATGGCGCGTTTTGGACTTTTAATGCTTAATAAGGGAAAATGGGATAATAACCAAATTTTAAATGAAACGTATTTTAATGAAGCCACTACAACTTCACAAAACATTAATTTAGGATATGGTTATTTATGGTGGCTAAATGGTAAAACTTCCTACCATTTACCGCAATCGCAGCTTACATTTCCGGGAAGTATAATTCCAACAGCGCCAAACGATATGTTTATGGCTTTGGGCAAAAACGACCAGAAAATATATGTTGTACCAAGCAAAAACATGGTAATTATCAGAATGGGAGATGCCGCTGACGATGTCAACTTAGCCTTATCTGATTTTGACGAAAAATTATGGGAGAAAATTAGCGCTTTATATCAGTAATTAACGTTTGGTACGCAATCTCTTTAAGATTCCCATAAAAAAGAAAACCAATCCTAACACCAATAAAACGTAGTAAAAAGACAAACTTTTGTTTCGTAATACATTTGCTAAAACAAAACAAATAACGCTTCCGAAATAAAAAGTAAGAGGCGTTATATTTTTTAAAGAAGAAAAACTCATTGAATTATCTAAAAGAGATTATTTAAAAAAACTATCTACAAATTCGTATTTATTAAAGACTTGCAAATCTTCAATTCCTTCACCAATACCAATATATTTTACAGGAATTTGAAATTGATCTGAAATACCAATTACAACACCACCTTTTGCGGTTCCGTCTAATTTAGTTACAGCCAGAGAAGTTACTTCGGTTGCAGCTGTAAATTGTTTTGCCTGCTCAAAAGCATTCTGACCTGTAGAACCATCTAAAACTAAAAGTACATCGTGAGGCGCATCAGTAACCACTTTTTGCATTACACGTTTTACTTTCGTAAGTTCGTTCATCAAATTGATTTTGTTGTGCAAACGTCCGGCAGTATCAATAATAACTACATCTGCATTTTGCGCAACTGCTGATTGTAAAGTATCAAAAGCTACAGAAGCAGGATCGCTGCCCATATTTTGTCTTACAATTGGCACATCTACGCGATCTGCCCAAACTTGCAATTGATCGATCGCAGCAGCACGAAAAGTATCTGCAGCACCTAAAACTACTTTATAACCTGCTTTTTTAAATTGATAAGCCAATTTACCAATGGTAGTTGTTTTTCCAACTCCATTTACGCCAACAACCATTAAAACATACGGTTTTTTGTCTTTCGGAATTTCGAATTCAGTTGCTTCACCTCTATTTGTTTCAGATAGTAAGCCTCCAATTTCTTCGCGAAGAATTTGATTTAATTCTTCTGTTCCTAAATATTTATCGTCTGCAACACGTTTTTCGATTCTTGAAATTATTTTTAATGTTGTGTTTACACCAACATCCGAAGCTACAAGAATTTCTTCCAGATCATCTAAAACATCGTCATCGACTTTAGATTTTCCGGCAACGGCTTTACTTAATTTTGAGAAAAAAGTAGTTTTTGATTTTTCAAGACCTTTGTCTAAAGTCTCTTTTTTATCAGTAGAGAATAATTTTTTAAAAAAACTCATTATTGTTTAGATTATAAGATTGTTCGGCTTTCGGATTTTTAGCATATCCAAAAAAGCCTGAAAGCTTAAAAAAGGCAATTTGCTTTTAACAAGTTTAAATTATGCAAAATCGTAGCTTTTAGAATAAAAGTTTGAAGCATAAATAAAAATCTATGTTTTTAAAAACCAATTATTAGTCTTTTCTAAATTTTAAACAAATATAAAAATAAAAAAGCTACTTTCGGAATGAAAGTAGCTTTTCTATATACTGTGATTGTTATTATTTCTTTTTCAAGAAAGTATCAACTTCTTCAGGAGCCATAATAGATTCTACGAATGTATATGCACCAGTTTTAGGAGATTTTACCATTTTGATGGCTTTTGATAATCTCTTAGAAGATGTTTGTAACGATGCTACGGTTTTCTTTGCCATGATTCAAATGTTATTTGAAGTTTCTATAAAACTCTAAATGGCAAAACCATTTGAGATTTACAAAAATCTCTAATTATTACTTAATTTCTTTGTGAACAGTTACACGTTTCAAGATTGGATTAAATTTTTTAATCTCTAATCTATCCGGAGTATTTTTTTTGTTCTTAGTTGTAATGTATCTAGAAGTTCCCGGAACACCAGAAGTCTTGTGCTCAGTACATTCTAAAATTACCTGGATTCTATTACCTTTCTTTGCCATCTTGCTATATATTTATTTAGGAAAAGATTATTTGATAAATCCTTCTGACTGCGCTTTTTTCAAAACAGCAGAAATTCCATTTTTATTAATTGTTTTTATCGTAGACGCTGCTACTCTAAGAGTAATCCATCTATCTTCTTCTGGAAGATAAAAACGCTTTTTAACTAAGTTTACAGAAAACTTTCTCTTAGTTTTGTTCATAGCGTGAGAAACGTTATTTCCTACCATCGCTCTTTTACCTGTAAGGTCACAAACTCTTGACATTATACTTATCTTTTATCGTTATTCAAAATCAGGGTGCAAAGAAAAGAAAAATAAACCATTGTAGCAAAAAATTAATGCACATTTTTTAAAATTTCTTTCTGTAATATTTCTAAGCTCTTAATCGAAGCTCTATCTATCACTTTATCACGTGGTTGACCAAAATTAAATTCTTCAACAATTATATCATTCGGAGTAGCCAAAGCGATAAAAACAGTTCCAATTTCAGCATCTGAGTCACCTTTTGTTGGTCCGGCATTACCAGTTGTTGCAATTGCATAGTCTGTTTTAAGCATCTCTTTCACATTCAAAGCCATAGCCGATGCAACTTGTGCACTTACTACCGAAAATTGATCTACTAAATCTTGCGAGACACCAAGAACATTAACCTTTACCTCTGTTTTATACGAAACAACACTTCCTTTAAAATATTTTGAAGCTCCGGGAACTGCCGATAAAATCGATGCAATTTTTCCTCCGGTAAAACTTTCTGCTGTCGAAATAGTCTTATTTTGTTTCGTCAAAATCTTTCCAACTACAGATTCTATGGTTTCATTTTCTTCATAACCTACTATAATATCATGAATTATAGCATCTAAAGATTTTACGTTTTCTTCAATGGCAGTTTCTAATTCTTCTTTATTTGTTCCTCTTGCCGTTAAGCGCAAACGCACTCTTCCCGGATTTGGCAAGTAGGCTAATTTGATAAATTCAGGTAAATTATTCTCCCAATCTTCAATACGTTCTGCAACTAGACTTTCGCCTTGTCCGTACGTTAAAATCGTTTTATGTATGATATAAGGACGTTTATATTCACGAACAATCTTCGGAATTATTTCTTCTTCAACTAAATATTTCATCTCATACGGAACTCCCGGAAGCGAAATAAATACGGTATTTTCTTTCTTCATCCACATTCCCGGCGCTGTACCTACTTTATTATGCAAAACGGTACATTTTGACGGAACTAATGCCTGATCTTTATTTAATTGTGAGATTGGTCTCTTGTAAAAACCTTCAATTAATTCTGTTACATGAGCCAAAACTTCGGGATTTACAACTAACTCATCATCAAAATATTCGCAGAAAGTTTTCTTGGTAATATCATCTTTTGTTGGCCCTAATCCGCCGGTAATAACAACGACATCTACTTTGTTTTGAAGTTGCGCGAAAGTATCCAGAATATGTTTTTTATCATCGCTTATGGAAATCATTTCTCTGGTTTCAACTCCAATTCGGTCAAGGGATTTGGCTATAAAACCAGAATTTGTGTCTACAATCTGACCTATTAAAATTTCATCTCCAATGGTAATAATAGTTGCTTTCATATGAATAGAATATTTTACTTACAACAAAGTAAGTCATTATTAGAAAGTAGGTTGTTGTTGAAAACGATTTGCGTGAGGGGTAGAAACGGCATCCTTTTGTGACAAAAAGAAACGGCACGTTAAACGAAAAATTTCAGGAACAAAAGATATAGTGTCCCGTAGTTTC
It contains:
- a CDS encoding MFS transporter, whose product is MKNNPNQENSLRHVLFGSLIGTTIEFFDFYIYANAAVLVFPQLFFPGASSTNSTLESLATFSIAFLSRPLGSAVFGHYGDKIGRKVTLVVALLTMGLSTIAIGFLPGYASIGIAAPILLMLCRFGQGVGLGGEWGGAVLLAIENAPPHKRAWYGMFPQLGAPIGLLLSGGTFLILTDTMTAEAFMDYGWRIPFIASSLLVIVGFYIRLKISETPAFENSKLEQKEVKVPFLTLLKSYKNQLIFGTFSAITTFLVFYLMTVFTLSWATSDLGFTKRDALLIQLFSVLFFAFFIPVSALVADKIGRRKILIITTATIAVFGFFFSYFLNSGNPILVTAFVCIGMSLMGFTYGPLGTFLSELFPTTVRYSGASLTFNLAGILGAAFAPMIAIWLASTYGLNYVGFYLTTAALISLISFIVISKKVHQF
- the bshC gene encoding bacillithiol biosynthesis cysteine-adding enzyme BshC codes for the protein MPTDCINYQNSGYFSKLIQDYLDQKPELRSLYNHFPTLENFEQQIIEKQSNFDNANRVSLVESLKKQYQNIEISDATKQNIELLALSNTFTITTGHQLNLFSGPLYFLYKIISTINLSKELKSKYPTNNFVPIYWMATEDHDFEEINYFNFKGKKFRWNKESTGPVGRLSTEGLAEFFEIYAAELGSSTNASVLKKLFEEAYLKHENLADATRFLANSLFTQYGLVILDADDAHLKRAFIPFVKEELEKQTSFKAVQETIDQLKEYTIQVNPREINLFYIEDTLRERIVFENDKYFVNNTKISFSKEEILSLLESNPEKFSPNVIMRPLYQEIILPNLCYIGGGGEIAYWLELKSFFDAVNITFPVLLVRNSVLLNTEKQAKKADNLNLSWADLFTKPADLVNAITHKLSAFPIDLTPQKETLEKQFEYLYELAAKTDKSFTGAIKAQEVKQKKGLENLEKRLLKAQKRKLDNELQRVIDLQCELFPNQSLQERQANFSEFYLEKGEQLIPLLIQKLKPLEMNFNIIKI
- a CDS encoding acyltransferase family protein, whose translation is MTRERLISLDVFRGLTILLMTIVNNPGDWGNVYPPLLHAEWHGCTPTDLVFPFFIFIMGVAVPLAMPDKIYDNTTFNKILVRSLRMFCLGIFFNFFGKIQLFGLDGIPLLIGRLAITIAVGYALMGSFSSKVKNILAFTILFIYLFLAYSGIEAYHDVRLPGVLQRIAIVYFVVSLLYLKTSQKTQIITGVILLLGYWAIMTLIPVPGIGAANLDKGTNFASWIDSILLKGHMYRETITWDPEGILSTIPSIVNGIIGLLIGQILLREVPKTQKTTKMAIAGVALIIAGLLWNIVFPINKSIWTSSYVLYTTGLAATFLAILYYVIDIADYKKGFKPFLIWGVNPMIVFFTSQIIPQALVMIEFQNPHNPEEKINLLNYLYSFWIAPFFSNPMTASLAGALVYVCIWTFILWIFYKNKLIFKV
- a CDS encoding nucleoside-diphosphate kinase, with product MATNRTFTMIKPDAVANGHIGNILAMITNGGFKIVSLKLTQLTVADAQAFYAVHSARPFYGELVEFMSRGPIVAAILEKDNAVEDFRTLIGATNPAEAAEGTIRKAYATSIGENAVHGSDSDENAAIEGAFHFAGREQF
- a CDS encoding DUF721 domain-containing protein, which encodes MAKRLNNESTIGAVLQQIIQVNKLQPGMDQIDVKEAWRQLMGNGVNTYTKNVVLKGSTLYVELGSAVLREELSHGKSKIVKMINEELGREVVKDVILR
- a CDS encoding serine hydrolase domain-containing protein, translated to MTKTISTFLTILLLAGCSSDPAEPTPAPDQTMYFPPSTGTTWETTSISDLKWNQNAVQPLLDYLELKHSKSFIILVNGRIVMENYFNGHSASTNWYWASAGKTLTSTITGIAQQEGLLNINNKVSQYIGTGWTSETLAQENLITCKNLLTMTSGLDDSTDDVDPASLIYKADAGKRWAYHNVYVKLQDVVAAASAQTWENYFNAKLRDKIGMNGNWVQLGVNSVYTSTSRSMARFGLLMLNKGKWDNNQILNETYFNEATTTSQNINLGYGYLWWLNGKTSYHLPQSQLTFPGSIIPTAPNDMFMALGKNDQKIYVVPSKNMVIIRMGDAADDVNLALSDFDEKLWEKISALYQ
- the ftsY gene encoding signal recognition particle-docking protein FtsY, with the protein product MSFFKKLFSTDKKETLDKGLEKSKTTFFSKLSKAVAGKSKVDDDVLDDLEEILVASDVGVNTTLKIISRIEKRVADDKYLGTEELNQILREEIGGLLSETNRGEATEFEIPKDKKPYVLMVVGVNGVGKTTTIGKLAYQFKKAGYKVVLGAADTFRAAAIDQLQVWADRVDVPIVRQNMGSDPASVAFDTLQSAVAQNADVVIIDTAGRLHNKINLMNELTKVKRVMQKVVTDAPHDVLLVLDGSTGQNAFEQAKQFTAATEVTSLAVTKLDGTAKGGVVIGISDQFQIPVKYIGIGEGIEDLQVFNKYEFVDSFFK
- a CDS encoding DUF4295 domain-containing protein gives rise to the protein MAKKTVASLQTSSKRLSKAIKMVKSPKTGAYTFVESIMAPEEVDTFLKKK
- the rpmG gene encoding 50S ribosomal protein L33; the protein is MAKKGNRIQVILECTEHKTSGVPGTSRYITTKNKKNTPDRLEIKKFNPILKRVTVHKEIK
- the rpmB gene encoding 50S ribosomal protein L28; translation: MSRVCDLTGKRAMVGNNVSHAMNKTKRKFSVNLVKKRFYLPEEDRWITLRVAASTIKTINKNGISAVLKKAQSEGFIK
- a CDS encoding CinA family nicotinamide mononucleotide deamidase-related protein; amino-acid sequence: MKATIITIGDEILIGQIVDTNSGFIAKSLDRIGVETREMISISDDKKHILDTFAQLQNKVDVVVITGGLGPTKDDITKKTFCEYFDDELVVNPEVLAHVTELIEGFYKRPISQLNKDQALVPSKCTVLHNKVGTAPGMWMKKENTVFISLPGVPYEMKYLVEEEIIPKIVREYKRPYIIHKTILTYGQGESLVAERIEDWENNLPEFIKLAYLPNPGRVRLRLTARGTNKEELETAIEENVKSLDAIIHDIIVGYEENETIESVVGKILTKQNKTISTAESFTGGKIASILSAVPGASKYFKGSVVSYKTEVKVNVLGVSQDLVDQFSVVSAQVASAMALNVKEMLKTDYAIATTGNAGPTKGDSDAEIGTVFIALATPNDIIVEEFNFGQPRDKVIDRASIKSLEILQKEILKNVH